The Lineus longissimus chromosome 2, tnLinLong1.2, whole genome shotgun sequence genome window below encodes:
- the LOC135482977 gene encoding uncharacterized protein LOC135482977: MPRELYVTTLLIRHHHVAEQHQGRGMTMNSIRQEGVWIIGCRRAVASYIDKCVLCRRLRGSTNKQKMGDLPKDRLQTAPAFTYCGVDVFGPFYITEPRKRELKRYGVIFTCLAMRAVQIETVNTMSTDSFIMALRRFIAVRGSIKIFRYDCGSNFVGCERELKDAWDEVDLDAAGKFLLKENGDFTFEMNVPSASHQGGVWERQIKTTRSILNTMLFSHGKQLDDESLRTFLYEVAAIINGRPLTVENLDDATSLVPLTPNMLLTMKSRVIVSPPGNLPVQDLMLRKYWRQVQQLADQFWHRWRKEYVQNLQIRQKWIRPKRNLEKGDVVLVRDENLPRNVWKLARIQERYTGDDNLVRKVKVKVGNRSPDNKVRRLTCLERPIHELVLVKEAEDVKQQ, translated from the coding sequence ATGCCAAGGGAATTGTATGTCACCACCCTCCTCATTAGGCATCATCATGTAGCTGAGCAGCATCAAGGTCGGGGAATGACCATGAACAGCATACGTCAAGAGGGAGTATGGATCATCGGATGTCGCCGGGCTGTGGCCAGTTACATCGACAAATGTGTGCTGTGCCGCAGGCTCAGAGGATCAACCAACAAGCAGAAGATGGGAGACCTGCCCAAGGACCGATTGCAAACAGCCCCTGCGTTCACCTACTGTGGGGTTGATGTTTTTGGTCCTTTCTACATCACTGAGCCAAGGAAACGAGAGCTGAAGAGGTACGGAGTAATATTTACGTGCTTGGCCATGAGGGCGGTCCAGATTGAGACTGTTAACACCATGTCTACCGACTCCTTCATCATGGCGCTCCGCAGATTCATTGCAGTCAGGGGAAGCATAAAAATCTTTAGATATGACTGTGGAAGTAACTTTGTTGGCTGTGAACGTGAGCTCAAGGATGCCTGGGACGAGGTTGACCTGGACGCCGCAGGAAAATTCCTCCTGAAAGAAAATGGGGATTTTACCTTCGAAATGAACGTACCCAGCGCTAGCCACCAAGGCGGCGTGTGGGAGCGCCAAATCAAGACTACCCGGAGCATCTTGAATACGATGCTGTTCTCACATGGCAAGCAGCTTGACGATGAAAGTCTCAGGACATTCCTCTACGAAGTGGCAGCGATAATAAATGGCCGCCCTCTGACAGTCGAAAATCTCGACGACGCTACGAGTTTGGTGCCATTGACACCAAACATGTTACTAACAATGAAATCCAGGGTCATCGTCTCACCCCCTGGAAACTTGCCTGTCCAGGATCTCATGCTCAGGAAATACTGGCGTCAAGTACAGCAACTGGCAGACCAGTTTTGGCACAGGTGGCGCAAGGAGTATGTACAAAACCTCCAAATCAGGCAGAAGTGGATTCGCCCAAAACGCAATCTGGAGAAGGGCGATGTTGTACTTGTACGCGACGAAAACCTACCGAGGAACGTGTGGAAGCTGGCACGAATCCAGGAAAGGTACACAGGAGACGACAATCTGGTtcgaaaggtcaaggtcaaggttggAAATCGCTCACCGGACAACAAAGTACGTCGATTGACCTGTCTCGAAAGGCCAATACACGAGCTCGTCCTGGTAAAGGAAGCCGAAGACGTTAAGCAGCAGTAA